The genomic window AAGGCAGCCCTCGCGCCGAGAGGAGGTGTCGCCAAGAAACCCTCCTCGGCGCCGTCGCACATCTCTTCTGCACCGCCGCGTTGCTCTGCACCAACGACCCCGCTCGCGCCACGTCGAGTCGACGGTGACGCCCGACTGGACCGCGCGCGGCCGTCCTCGGTCTCCCCTTCGCGCCACGCCGGCCCGCACCTCATCGGGAACTCGTCCATCAGGGAGGGAGCGCAGGTGCGCGTGCGCACGCCGGTCGGGACACTGCGCACGGGGCAGCGCCTCGTGCTCTGGCTCAGCGCGGTCGTCGTCTCTGCCGTGGACGAGGAGGACGGCTACCTCAGCGTCGTCTACAACAACGGCACGTTCCCG from Phragmites australis chromosome 14, lpPhrAust1.1, whole genome shotgun sequence includes these protein-coding regions:
- the LOC133890311 gene encoding uncharacterized protein LOC133890311, with the protein product MPTMTVQSATMRRLRRELENSRSKAALAPRGGVAKKPSSAPSHISSAPPRCSAPTTPLAPRRVDGDARLDRARPSSVSPSRHAGPHLIGNSSIREGAQVRVRTPVGTLRTGQRLVLWLSAVVVSAVDEEDGYLSVVYNNGTFPRDDPFGTVRVARKHVKNMPPTAASTGSSTVVTTDRSSHPSQNKAALRPTVAGKKLPLLKKLEKDMQRCSKAIMDCW